A window of Pseudomonas alcaliphila JAB1 genomic DNA:
GCGCTTGGCATTGGCACTGCTCTTGTCCAGCACACCGTTGCTCGACGCCTTGCTCAGCGTCTGCTGATAGGACTGCGCATACATCTGATTGACTTCATCGGCTGACAGCATGCTGAACATGTACTGCTTGCGCTCTACGCCCACCACACCGCCGCTGGTGGTATTGACGGCCTGACAACCGGCCAGCACCAGTGCTGCAGCCAGGCCACTCAGGTAAAAAGCCTTACTCATCGAGCCATCTCCTGGAATCGGAATCACTATGCTAGGCCTCGCCCCCGGTCCGGGCAACCACAGCGGTTGCGCATCTCTGGCACGCTTTTCCCGCTGAAAGCGTCATCGACCATGCCGTTTGCGCCAAGCGATTAAAGTTACGCTGCGCCCTTGCCGCTATCCCTTGGTGGACACATTGAGCCGGGGAGCCCCCATGAAGTTCCGATCCATCCAGTTTTCCGTTGCCTTTCTCGCCGGAGCGAGCGTACTGGCCGTGGTGGTTGCGCTGGTACTCTACGCCCTGTTCGCCAATGGGCGAACCCAGCAGGTGGTGCAAGAAAACACCCGCGGCCTGTTGCAGCAGGTCATCGAACAGCGCCTGGTAGCGCTCGCCGAGGCCCAGGTCGGTCGGTTGCAGCGGCAGTTCGAGGCGCCCATGACCCTGGCCAAGTCCGTGGCCACGCTGAACGCGCGAATGGCTCCGGGCAATGAAAGGCTGCAGCTGAGCCGCGAGGAGCTGTCCTCGCTGCTGGTCAGCTATCTGCAGGACAACCCCGACTTGCTGGACTTCTTCATCGGCTGGGAGCCCAACGCCTTCGACCAGGACGACGCAAACTACGCCGGACGCGAGGCCGAGGGCTACGACCAGACCGGACGTTTCATGCCCTGGTGGTACCGCGAGGGCGGCGCCTTCAAGGTACTGCCGCTGACCGCCGAACAGATGGAGAGCGAGAAGCGCCTGCCGACCGGCGTGCGCGAGGGCGAGTACTACCTGTGCCCGAAACAGAGCAAGCAGCCCTGCGTCATCGATCCGGCCGCCTATGATTTCGGTGGCAAGCAGGTACTGGTGTCCTCCTTCAACGCGCCCATCGTGGTCGACGGGCGCTTCCTCGGCGCGGTGGGCAACGACCTGGCGCTGGATTTCATCCAGGGCCTGCTGGAGCAGGTCAAGGGCGAACTATATGGTGGGGCCGGCGAACTGGCGCTGGTGGCCGCCAACGGCACCCTGATTGCCGCAACCCAGGACGCCGCGCTGATCAGCCAACCGGCTTCGCGGGTGCTGCCGGAGGACCTGCTGCAGGCGCTCAAAGGCGGCGACAACCACCCCATCGTGCGTCACAACGAGGCCCAGCAGCTGTTCGAGCTACTCTACCCCTTCCAGGTCGCCGGCACCTCGACGCGCTGGACCCTGGCCATCGCCCTGCCCACCTCGGCGGTGTTCGCCGAACTGCAGCAGTTGCAGTCCGACCTCGCCGCACAGGCGCACGAGGACACCCTCGGCATGGCCCTGGTGGGTCTGCTGATTGCCGGCCTCGGGCTGCTGGTGGTCTGGCTGGTCGGCTACGGCATCGCCCGCCCGCTGCGGCAGATGGTCGGCATGCTCGACAATATTGCCAAGGGCGAAGGCGACCTCACCGTACGCCTGCAGGTCGATCGCAAGGACGAACTGGGGCAGATCGCAGCGGGCTTCAACGCCTTCCTGGCCAAACTGCAAAGCATGATCGCCGCCGTGGTCACGTCGGTGCAGCAGGTCAGCGACTCCTCGGAGCACACGGCGGACATCGCCATTCGCACCAACCAGGGCGTGCAGAAGCAACTGGCCGAGATCGAGCTGGTGGCCACGGCGGTACACGAGATGACGGCTACCGCGCAGGACGTCGCGCGTAACGCCACTCATGCTGCCGAGGCGGCCAACCACGCCGACCAGGCGGCCAATCAGGGCAAGCAGGTGGTGCAGGAAACCTCGGCGGCCATCGCCGCACTGGCCAGCGAGATCGGCCGCGCCGTGGGCGTGGTACAGAACCTGGCCAAGGACAGCGAGAACATCAACGCCATCCTCGTTGCCATACGCGGCATTGCCGAGCAGACCAACCTGCTCGCCCTCAATGCCGCCATCGAGGCAGCCCGCGCCGGCGAGCAAGGCCGTGGTTTCGCCGTGGTTGCTGACGAGGTACGCAACCTGGCGCAGAAGACCCAGCAAGCCACCGAAGAAATCCAGAACATGATCCAGCAACTGCAGCAGGGCACCCGCGAAGTGGTCAAGGTGATGGAGCAGAGCCAGAGCAAGACCGACGACAGCGTGGAGCACGCCAACCAGGCCGCTCAATCGCTGGAGTCCATCACCCAGGCGGTGTCGGTGATCAATGACATGAACACGCAGATCGCCAGCGCCGCCGAGGAGCAGAGCGCCGTGGCCGAGGACATCAACCGTAACGTCACCAATATCGGCCTGGTCGCCAACGAGGTGGCCAGCGGTGCCGACGAAGCCAGCCAGGCCAGCGCCCAACTGACCAAGCTGGCCGAACAGCAACGCAGGCTGATCAACCAGTTCAAGGTGTAAGGGACTTCATCAGGTAGGGTGCGCCGCGTGTTCAGCCGGGGCGGCCCCTCGACACCCTGCGCAGGCTCAAGCCGGAGTGAGGCACTCCGGCGCATCCAACCGCGGATCGTTGACCAGCGTTGCCAGCGCGCGCTCACGCAGCGCCATCTGCGGCTTGAGCAGTAGCGCTGCCAGTTGCTCGGGCGGCGTGTCATTACTCAACCACAACGCCTGTTCGTGCTCGCCGAGAATCAAGGGCCGCCGCAGCGTGGCAGCTTCCTGAGTGATCAGCGCTACGCTCAGGTACTCCTGCCCGCCCACCGGATAAAGCTCCCACAACGCCGCGAAATACATCAGCGGCTCACCGCTGCTCATCCAGTAAGGCCGCTTGCGCGCGCCCCCGCGCCATTCATAGAAACCGTTGGCCGGCAACAGCGCGCGACGCTGGCGAAAGGGCTCACGGAACATCGGCTGCTCGGCCAGGGTTTCGGCGCGGGCATGAGCCGGGGTCTTGGACAGATCCTTGAGCCAGGCCGGCGTCAGCCCCCAACGCGCCGCGGCCGCTTGCGGCCCTTGCTCGCCAGCACGCAACATCAGCACCTGGCCATTGGGCGCCAGGTTCCAGTGCGGCTTCTGGTCAGCAGGAAAGCCGGGCAACGCCGCAAAAGCGGGCGACCAGCGGAACAGGGCATAACGTCCACACATGAAACGACTCGACAGGCAGGGGGCGCGTCAACAGAGCAACACGCCCTGAAAGGACTCTGGCTCATCGCCAGGCACAGGTTGCGCCGCATTGTACTCAGCGATCAGCGTACGCGCCCGCTCGGCGTAGTCATCAGCGACGCCCAAACCGAGCAAGCCGCACGCCGGCAACTCCCCCACCGCACCGACCAGATGCTGACCGAGCAGGTGCGCCTCGACGCCCTCACTGGCCAGCATGTCCACCAGCATCTGCCCTTCCAGCAGGTTTTCCGGCTCGTAGATTCGTTGCATCAGTCGTTCTCCCCGCGAACGTCCAACTCCCACTCGGTGCCGTCCGTACGCAGCTCGAACTCGATCGGCCGGCAGCACACCGGACAGTCTTCGATGTAGGACTGATCACCACCCGACAGATCCAGCAGCGCCTCGGCCGGCTCGCCGCAATAGGGGCAATAATACAACTGGCTTTCCAGCATCGCGGCCTCCTTGTGACTTGGCGTTATAATCGCCGGTCTACTGCTCACCCTGTTTAAGCAGACCCCCTTTCAACCTTAGCCGTTCTAGAACAAGAGAGCATGATGGGCGCATTCGATGCCATCCGACCCTATGCCGATGCAGAAGTGCGCCCCGTACTAGCGCGCCTGCTCGCCGACCCGGCGTTTCTCGGCACCCTCACCCGTTTTCGCTTCCCGCGCCTGGCCGGGCCACTCGGTTGGCTGCTCAAGCCGCTGATCGCCGCACGGCTGCGCAGCGAGTTCGCCAGCATCGATTCGGTCTCCAAGCTGCAGGAAAAGATCGAGCCCTATATCGATCGCACCATCGAGCATGCCAGTGATGGCATCAGCTACTCCGGCCTGGAACACCTGCAACCGGGCAAGCCCTACCTGTACCTGGCCAACCATCGCGATATCGTCATGGACCCGGCCTTCGTCAACTACGCCGTCTATCACGCCGGCCTGCAGACGCCGCGTATCGCCATCGGCGACAACCTGCTGCAGCGCCCCTTCGTCAGCGACCTGATGCGCCTGAACAAGAGCTTCATCGTGCACCGCTCGATCAGCGGGCGCCGCGAGAAGCTGGCGGCCTATCAATTGCTCTCGGCCTATATCAACCACTCGATTCGCGAAGATGGCGAGTCGATCTGGATCGCCCAGGCCGAGGGCCGCGCCAAGGACGGTGACGACCGTACCGACTCGGCCATCCTCAAGATGTTCCACATGAGCCGCAAGGACGAGCCGTTCGCCGAGGTCATCGACTCGCTGAACCTGATCCCGGTCTCGATCAGCTACGAGTACGATCCCTGCGACCTGGCCAAGGCCCGCGAACTCTGCGTGCGCGCCGCCACGGGCAGCTATACCAAGGCGCCGGGCGAAGACGACGCCAGTATCGCCCTGGGCATCACCGGTTACAAAGGGCGCGTGCATCTGCACTTCAGTCCGCCTGTCGCCGGTCTGGAGGACACCAAGCAGCTTGCTCAGGAGATAGATCGTCACATTCTCGGCCAGTATCGCCTGTTCCCCGTGCACTACCTGGCCTACGCCATGTGGGAAGGCCGCGAGGCCGAGCTGAACGTGCCAGCAGCAAGCGACGTATTCGATGCCGCGGAACTGGCCAAGGCCGAAGCGCAGTGGAACAAACGCCTGGCCGCCTGCAGCGCCGAAGAAAAGCCGTTCCTGATCCTGCAGTACGCCAATCCGGTGCGCAATCAGTACCGGATCAAGGCGGGTCTGCCTCTGTAAGAAGCCCGCGCTACAAACGAAAACGGCAGCCATCAGGCTGCCGTTTTCGTTTATCGCTCAAGCATCAAAGCCGCGTACTGAGCCAGGACAGCAGCAGGGCTGCGCCCAGGCAGATGGCCCCGAAACGGTAGAAGAAGCGGTTGATGCGCACAGTGCGCTCATCCTGTGCTTCGCTTTCGTCCAGCTCACCCTGAGCCAGCACGCGCGCCATACCGCGCTGCTCACGCAAGCGGGTCATCAGACACAGCCAGGCTCCCGCCAACGCGAAGAACAATGCCAACGAATTCACCGCTCCGGCCGGATGGGCGAGGAACAGCGACCACAACATCTGCAGCGACATGCAACACCTCGAGAACAGCATGGTGCAGCAACCCCGCCACTGCACCAGAATGGGGATTTCTGCCGAGAAACGGTGCGTCTCGACCCTCGAAAAGTCGTCGCGCAGTGTACTGAACTAGCGCATTTATAAGGTTCGTTCCCGACGAACGCGGCCCGCTATCCCGAAATCGTCTGAAAACTGTCCTATGCCTGGCCTAGGGTTTGTATCTCCAATAGTGACCAAGCAGTCACGACTATTGCTGAAGCCAAACCCCAACGTCCCTGGAGGACCTGCCATGCTTAATTCACAACCGCTGGATCGCGATTACCTGATCGACTCGCTGGATGAAGTGGACGCCGTGGTCGACGAACTCTCCTTCAACGTACAGGACCAGCATTGGCTGGTGTACTGCGCCCTTGGCGGCCACGAGCATTACGACCTGCCGGACATCGACAACCGCACCGGCATGAGCCTGCCGGAGTTCTACGCCGAAGCGGCATGAAACCCCAGGACAAATGAAAACGCCCCGCAATGCGGGGCGTTTTTCGTAGCGACGCTAGGAATTACTGCAGTAGAACCTGGCCAATGGTCGGGTCCTTGAAGGCGCGGGTCAGCGCATCGCTGAGCACGTCACCCACCAGCTTGGTGTTGGTCTGCTGGTTCGGGGCGGTGCCGAAACGCTGATTCAGCGAAGCACCGTAACGACCGGTGTAGCGACGGCTACCGCCCTGCACGTCGGCGCGAATGGAAGCGGAGATATCTGCCTCGGTGACGTACATGCCTTCTTTCGGCGACTGGTACTTCAGCTCCGCCAGGGTGATGGTCAGCTGCGGCGCGTTGTAGGCATTGGCCGACGGGGTGAAGCCGAGCAGACGCACGGCAGCCTCGGCCTCGGCCTGTAGCTTGGGCAGTACGTGCTCGCTGCTCACGCTGATCGAACTGGTTTCTGGATACAGGCCACCGCGGGTACCAAGCACCGGCGAAGGACGGCCATCGACCACGCGCACCACCACCGGTTGGCCCTGACCCACGGGAGTCAGTGAGCTGGTGAGCTTGGGTTGCGGGGTGAGTTGCTGAGGGCTGAGGGCGCAACCGGCCAGAGTCAGGCTGGCGGCAGCAAGCAAGGCGATCAACGCACGGTGCAGCATGCTCATCTCTCCGAGTGAGGTAAAAGTGGCCGGCAGTATACCCAGCGCGGCCTGAGGCCGACAGTGGTGCAGCATAGGACCGTCAGCACAGCGTTGCGGTTCCTGTCATCAGCCTGTCACCACGCCCTGGCATAAAGGCACCCGTCATCACGCTGGAGCCTTCACCATGCTGTTGCGCCGCCTGTTCAGCCGCGCTCGCCCGATGCGCCATTTTGCCCTGATCGATGGTCAGGGAATTTGCCGCGCCCTGCGGCAGATGCAGGAACACCCGAGCCAGGCTGGCTGGGTGGAAGTTCGCGAGCCGAGCATCTCCTGGCTGGGCTCCCCCTTGCCCGCCAGTGCCCGGATCACCCCGGTCGTCACACACGCACCAGCCGCTCGCCCGTTGGCGGCCTGACCGGCGGAAGAATAAAAGTCACGCCGGGGCGATCAATTTCCCCTCATTCACCGTTATAATCGCGCCCCGATTATAAGGACGTCTCCTGATCGGGCCGCACGACCTCGCCGATGCAATGTCATCGCCCCGCCCCAGAGAGTCGCCCACTTCGAGCTGCCGCTTCCGGCCAGCCGCTTTCAGCCCATATGCAGAGCCGATCGCAGCCATGCATTGCATGATTTGCACGGGCAAAAGCGCGCCGAGGCAGTCGAGCTTTTGAGGTTCACCGCTCCAAAAGAGCGTGAAAAAAACGGTTTTTACAAACTTCACAAGAGTGTGGCGAACAGATGAACAGTTTTGCGTCCGCAAATCCCAGCCTTGACCCTCCCCGCCGAACGACAGGGCATCACGCCTGAGTCTGCCGGTATCGCCCTGAAAGGCCGAACGGCCGTCCATCTGGTGCAGTTTTTCTTGGAGAGAGGTTAATGGCGCATAACGATTACCAAAGCGTAGATGTGGTGCTGGTTGGCGCTGGCATCATGAGCGCGACC
This region includes:
- a CDS encoding CPXCG motif-containing cysteine-rich protein — protein: MLESQLYYCPYCGEPAEALLDLSGGDQSYIEDCPVCCRPIEFELRTDGTEWELDVRGEND
- a CDS encoding DUF2007 domain-containing protein, encoding MQRIYEPENLLEGQMLVDMLASEGVEAHLLGQHLVGAVGELPACGLLGLGVADDYAERARTLIAEYNAAQPVPGDEPESFQGVLLC
- a CDS encoding SOS response-associated peptidase; protein product: MCGRYALFRWSPAFAALPGFPADQKPHWNLAPNGQVLMLRAGEQGPQAAAARWGLTPAWLKDLSKTPAHARAETLAEQPMFREPFRQRRALLPANGFYEWRGGARKRPYWMSSGEPLMYFAALWELYPVGGQEYLSVALITQEAATLRRPLILGEHEQALWLSNDTPPEQLAALLLKPQMALRERALATLVNDPRLDAPECLTPA
- a CDS encoding 1-acyl-sn-glycerol-3-phosphate acyltransferase encodes the protein MMGAFDAIRPYADAEVRPVLARLLADPAFLGTLTRFRFPRLAGPLGWLLKPLIAARLRSEFASIDSVSKLQEKIEPYIDRTIEHASDGISYSGLEHLQPGKPYLYLANHRDIVMDPAFVNYAVYHAGLQTPRIAIGDNLLQRPFVSDLMRLNKSFIVHRSISGRREKLAAYQLLSAYINHSIREDGESIWIAQAEGRAKDGDDRTDSAILKMFHMSRKDEPFAEVIDSLNLIPVSISYEYDPCDLAKARELCVRAATGSYTKAPGEDDASIALGITGYKGRVHLHFSPPVAGLEDTKQLAQEIDRHILGQYRLFPVHYLAYAMWEGREAELNVPAASDVFDAAELAKAEAQWNKRLAACSAEEKPFLILQYANPVRNQYRIKAGLPL
- a CDS encoding methyl-accepting chemotaxis protein is translated as MKFRSIQFSVAFLAGASVLAVVVALVLYALFANGRTQQVVQENTRGLLQQVIEQRLVALAEAQVGRLQRQFEAPMTLAKSVATLNARMAPGNERLQLSREELSSLLVSYLQDNPDLLDFFIGWEPNAFDQDDANYAGREAEGYDQTGRFMPWWYREGGAFKVLPLTAEQMESEKRLPTGVREGEYYLCPKQSKQPCVIDPAAYDFGGKQVLVSSFNAPIVVDGRFLGAVGNDLALDFIQGLLEQVKGELYGGAGELALVAANGTLIAATQDAALISQPASRVLPEDLLQALKGGDNHPIVRHNEAQQLFELLYPFQVAGTSTRWTLAIALPTSAVFAELQQLQSDLAAQAHEDTLGMALVGLLIAGLGLLVVWLVGYGIARPLRQMVGMLDNIAKGEGDLTVRLQVDRKDELGQIAAGFNAFLAKLQSMIAAVVTSVQQVSDSSEHTADIAIRTNQGVQKQLAEIELVATAVHEMTATAQDVARNATHAAEAANHADQAANQGKQVVQETSAAIAALASEIGRAVGVVQNLAKDSENINAILVAIRGIAEQTNLLALNAAIEAARAGEQGRGFAVVADEVRNLAQKTQQATEEIQNMIQQLQQGTREVVKVMEQSQSKTDDSVEHANQAAQSLESITQAVSVINDMNTQIASAAEEQSAVAEDINRNVTNIGLVANEVASGADEASQASAQLTKLAEQQRRLINQFKV
- a CDS encoding YajG family lipoprotein; the encoded protein is MLHRALIALLAAASLTLAGCALSPQQLTPQPKLTSSLTPVGQGQPVVVRVVDGRPSPVLGTRGGLYPETSSISVSSEHVLPKLQAEAEAAVRLLGFTPSANAYNAPQLTITLAELKYQSPKEGMYVTEADISASIRADVQGGSRRYTGRYGASLNQRFGTAPNQQTNTKLVGDVLSDALTRAFKDPTIGQVLLQ